The Cotesia glomerata isolate CgM1 linkage group LG7, MPM_Cglom_v2.3, whole genome shotgun sequence genome segment tggatagCGTTATTTGGTTGATTGTTGTTGTTGAGAGGCTTTTTTGTTGGGAGTATATAGACTATTTATTtagtactaaaaaaatttaataactagcttgtgtaaaaaattaaaacttgagGTTACACTCAGTACTCAACGTTGATTTTGTGGTATAAATGTATGCAGGtactaaatatatatatatatatacatgtattaaGACTGATGAGTAAGGTATTATGTGCGGGTTCAATGAGAAAATGCATCAAGACTGGGTTGgaaatgaagaaattttacttatctTTTCTTTTAAGTCTTGTGTTCATGAAAATAatcttctaaattaaaatacatgatgatagtcttgaagttagtcaaaggtcgaaactcacaaaaaacgggccacgattcattattggttaaaatttaggcgcgcgcgtagcgcgctattcaaatttctagtattttcttaaattttatttacaatcgaaataaataatcgatagtcgaattttttgaaattttaaatataaattatgccaagttataaaattttgagaaatttaatttttagacaataaaaattattattatttttaatagagtTGTTACTTGTAATTTACAcaagtataaaaaatgaaaattttaatgaaaattaaagtagcagatatttgatcattttttgaatttttgaaagaattaaattactgaaaaataaattagaaaaaaaaaattgacatgcagaaattttaaaaaattaaaaatgcaatttttttaaaagtaatttttcaaaacaaatttatttgttaaataaaataaaaaattgtcaagtgactgttaactttaatgtcataaatttttatttttatgattttgagaaatattactaacaaatatttcaacTTCGTAGAATTATAACACAGAAAGTAgcatataaacaaaaataatttttgtgtcgtttgggatatatgaaaaatttgataataatagctgacattttttattttttgattttgtttaatttatcaaattagaactacaaaattttttttaattgcactcacagtttttaaaattttttaaataacaacattaacttaataatcaatcattGTTGATCAAATAACgataacattaatttaaaaatgaaattaaaaaaaaaatttttttgcaatgattttttcaataaaaaaattctaaaaatttttaaatgccggctaactttattgtaataaaaatttatggtaAATAACTAAATgtactttatttaaaacaaaatatgaGGTATgtagtgaaatttttaaaaatagctttaaatttttttgatttatagtaaattaatatttatgaaatttgaattttcgcgCTTTTTGTGTCTAGTGTTTTTCCTAGAGCCCCAAGCGGCACAAGTAACTTTTTGGTATTTATAAGGTAACAATTTCAGTTAACTTTAAGAGCggttgatagttgattttcaaacgtgtttttctcatgtatgtgataaaatttcgaaaaaaaacgcttcgctcttcgatagataattaaattatttagtgaaaagcgaagcgcttttttggaaaattttcatttatttatgcataaaatgcgttttaagattccatttgttgtacaagtatgacagagatactttcgtttgtccaatagagggcgagagagaaaaaaaatgtaaacccttcttaagTAAATTACAAAAGTTAATACAAAACAAACAAATACATTAAGATAAAGAAATTCagatttgtaaatattaaagttatcTACTTTTtatgttcattaaaaattttaaatgtcttgtAAAATGTTGTTAGTATTTATTTGTAACAGTATTATAACTGATTGAATACGGGTGAAAAATTTGTGGTATGCATATGAACAAATTGTATTGTagaatttgtattaaatataaatatttgcggttcatttttttatgtttttgtgttaaaaattttgtaacacaaaatataaaaaaattgaactatAAGTATTTATGTCTAATACAAATTTTGCAGTACAATTTGTTCATATTcgtatcataaattttttaacgtatATACAGTATCCCTCAATAATAACGTCAACTAAAACTCATCTATTGGGTAActtttctataattaaaagttatcatttttcaactataatattaacaaaaatttattcattttcgcAACAAAAAGATAACATTTTGTTTTCTAAAAGTGAATCTTCTGTtatcttaaatattatattttgttatcatttttacttaacatttttttaacgtaaataaataacatatttacGTTATCAATTTGTTACTTTTTGAGATAACTTCTTGTAAGGACATTAGGGATACATTTCGGTAGAAAATTTGTCAACTTTTTGAAAGTGGAGATTGTTGGCATCTAACTTTTTTTAGATAACTTTTTGATGTTTTGATGTGTGATGCACCTTCGCGAATAGCGCGaattcaaatgaaatattcaaattagtaaatattaaatgattaaaattagttaaattttatattcgaagtaaatattcaaatcatttatttaatgcttttactcttaccagttgtaataaacatcttttagttaactctgttttatttacaaaagaaaataaaataaaataaaaaaacatatttctcaaaaaaccaaattttcaaaacccaTAAAAAGTACTTGAATAATTCAAGGACTATTTCTCGCCAAATGGAACTTAAAACCCTATGAGGAAAAGTCGTAAAAGACACGTGTGAAATTCAATAGAACCTTGTTCTAAAGTAACAAAGAATAATACAAAACCATatgtaactaaacaaaaataagattgttaaataacatttactgttaaaatctaactttatataatattgtagttaagcaaaattaagttaaaataattaataattattatcttgtatttaatttataattaataattattatttaattaatttactattaatttattattaaatcattatttaattattgtttaatttataattaaacgataatatctattcttttatacatgataataattaaactgacttataattttattagaaagtccgattgtaaaataatagaaataatatttaattcaagttattaGTCAAACTCAAATATTAATCcaacatattataaataatataatatatatattttcatgttatagtttattataatttttattgtaatttaatttcaagttaattataagttaatttttattataaatagattttaaaagggtctgttaaattaataaaaatagttaaataaacataatgactgtattgctaaaagtatatattagtgacccgagaaaaaatgtttctatataattgtatataatcatatatgattatatatggaatcacatatataattatataaaattatatatgatcatacataattatatataatcatacatgattgtatatggaattgtatatgaggttatatataatcatatataattatatatcactatatatggagcaatatacaaccgtgcacgattatatatagttccatatacaattatatataagtatatagaattatatataatcatacatgattatatatggaattgtatatgaggttatatataattatatatgactatatatggagcaatatacagccatgcaagattgtatatagtcccatatataattatatatcagtatatataattatatatgcttatatataattaacagacataaaaattttttcttggtaatcacaaaaagtgtaaaatgatgtttataattacgtttaaataattctgaaatacaaaatttgtcacatttcctatgagatgttttggtctgctcttctactacctaatagtaaaatcattatttattttattatttaaataagtgttatattataatgaaattcggtaaaataattaaattatgaataatgatgactatctaaatatatattaaaatcaatttttatattccatttatgataaactcatatgatacattatgtagatcatagaatcattatcatctaagacagcagcacagcagacagacacttcaagacgcacggaAATCACCAAAGTTAGgcagcattgagcagggttaatagttggatgggtgatCGCTGGTGTTgtagctataaaattatatctagatatttttttttgcattttaattggttacacAGAATAgcgtaggaccatattaaatattctatccataaaattaacccaataattaattagatgtaataaatatataattaaatattgttatatataattagatatgattatatttggccatttttcatatacaatcatatataaccaatttatatataaatatatataattatatataaatattttttctcggggaAGTCTAACTTTCAGGCCGATaggttgaaataaatatatatagatatagagaaaatacatgttagtatataaggatcatttatatgtagtaGAAAATGTGTGTGCTTATGTATTCCTTAGAgtggatgtatgtatggaagttatggtgggagaagaacggagtttgaagctcttcggaaaaactatgtaacgcacttctcatcgagagcttagattgctaagatcacgtcattgtaaacctcaattttatattttgaagctttttaatattttgtcaacttgaataataaattgaaaccaactaaataattttgatcaaaattaaataaagtctaaatagaattcttttatttaaaatgattccttTCCCGCACTTAAACCGTGTATTTTAATACTCCCGGGCGAAAGAACTACAGtaagtaaagttttcaataaataaaaataacatccactAGATGGAAGCATAACAGCGGTCACGCCTCTGGTGGCAGACCCGCAACCAAAAACACCTCAACACTGCCAACCGCCAACAACTAGGACCATAAAACGTACTGTAGATCTCACATATAGACACACAAACAAATCACTCAAGATACCACCACAGCTGTGGCAACCAAATAATCTAATTAATccaattaaagtttattaaataataattaattatttaaatacattttgttgactaataaataataataataatcgtatcACTTTGGTctagtaatttttagtatagtgTATTCCCTTTGAATCCACAAACAGATGTTATTAAGTTGTCAGTGTGCCGCTTGGGAGAATTTATCTGTCAATTTACAATCGAAAAGCCCCTAGACGTGTGCGCAGTGGTTCTCCATGGTTGAGCGACCCTTTGAGATgttgaaaataagaaatgagAACACAAATCCATTTTTGCGTTGTAGTTGGTGGCCGAAAGCCGAAAGTAAGGAAGACGGGAGGTTCATCGGCGCGTctgaacaattaattatttagacaaTATGTGAAATTGAAACAAACAACcgtttttatttgtaaacgGTCTCAACTGATTTGTTTGTGATTTTCGATAATCATCACAGAGGTGCAGCCTGTGATTTAAACATCATCAATTCATTCTATAATAAACTAGTCTGATTGTTTTCGATACGTCGTAGCTGTGTGCCTCCCGtcttctattaaatttatcgataaaatttaaatttacaatacaaCAACAGTGTCTTTACTCCGTTATTgcaattacaaaaattttaaacgtcAGCATTTTTACCGACACCAattgtttattgtttttaataacaataaataaggCATTGTAAAATGGCAATACTACCACCTGATCCAATTTACGTTTTACGTGGGGACATGGGTCCTGTTCACTGTCTTGATTTTAGAATTTCTCCCTACGTTGAGCACCTCTACGCTGGTGCTGAAAGTGGAAATATTCATATTTGGGATCttcaagtaattatttattcatttcttcaGTAcaattactattgtaattaatgatactgaaatcaacTGACATCTGACagctttttgaaatttttttaataaatcagtaaatcaattatgataaaaagaatattttatataattttcacttgtaattttttttaaatttctccatgtataatttcttaaatttcttcattaatagtttaaattaatacataaatatgATGAAATGTTAGATatctgttaatttcagtattatttataattataggcagataattaaaattacaagtttTAAACTGTTActgataacaaaattattttttcagagaCATCGAGAAATTTGTAAATTGAATGCTATTAAAAAACAGTGTCTAGCTTTACATACACTGGATGATGAGTATTTGATTATTCAAAGAAAAGACGGCTGTGTTGACATTTGGAATGCTGATGGATCTAATTGGATACTTGATAAGACTATTGATACCGATTACTGCGGATTTTCCaggtatttatttacttaatttttattaattaagttctcactgttgaaaaaaaaagccCGGAaagtttttcagatttttttagaaatctaactattgtagCCGGTTTTATGGcacaattaaagaaaattttgttatatcaTATGTTGTATTTAATTGAGTTATACCGAACTTTAAAGTTCACttaattatctttaatttgaattattatttattcactttcaataatttattcaattagtTTTGTGGCttagaatatttttgaaaatttatcaataattgtaTTATGTTCCTAAATCTTGAATCCTTAAACCAATGATTTTTcagttgtaaaaaatagtttaaaccTACTTAATTGATCTTGAAgtttacacaatttttttttaatttaaactattattcgtctacatttaatgatattttaaatatatttagtgATGTtgaaagtttttgaaaaaatattttgctttTTCATATTCATTTACGAAATCTATCATTCCATTTCGAGTATGGCCGAATGGTGCTTTCTAAAttctgaatttaaaaatacttatattatttttgaatatttgttataaataaaaacatttttttgaaaaatattgagaCTAATAATTTAACAGTTGAAGAATAGAATAATATGATAATTTCATATCAAgtactttttcaatttttaattaattattacatgcTTTTAATCATAAGTAtaaatgatactaaagttgacagacatctaaaatttttttttgtttttattatacataaaatatagaaaaatatattttttacaaatttgtacttgtattttttttttttatttttagatgtgaaatttttttattgaaattttccataataattaagttcttatgaaaattcaaaaaatcgacagatgtttattaattttagtatcatataataaatataaatgtattgTGAAGCAAAcgttgattaataataaattataaaatatttttcagataCCAGATTTTGACTGATGATATAATTCTTCTTCCACTACCAAACTCGCAGGTCGGAGCCTTATCTTTGACTACTCaagaatttgtttataaattagatCCAATGGTATCTAAAGTGCCCAAACCTCTTGGTGAAGTTATGGCGATTAAAAATTGCTcacttgaaaataatattatacttATTGCGTACGAAAGTGGTGACATTGCAGCGTGGAACATCAAGGACCGCGTAATTGTCAGTTGGTTGAATACCGACTCTTGCCCGATGactattaattttgataactATTGGATGCGAGGTATTATCGGTAACCCAACAGATAAATTAGAggtaatagttattattttttaataattatcaatgttaacttaaaaaaaatttttaaatctacaGGTTTTTGATCTGAACAAAAGCAACCAACTGGTCCACAAGACATCGATAACTCTTAAAAATAGCGGGACATCTTTAATTGCATCTCGACCAGACTCGAAAGTTTTTGCTGCTGGCGGTTGGGACGGACGAGTCCGCATATTTTCGTGGAAAACGCTTCGGCCCCTTGCTGTCCTTAATCAACATAgatctaatatttttgatattatttattcaaaggAAAAAGTCCAAGCGTTTAACAATAAGAATCTAATGGCTGCAGCTGGCAAAGACGGTACAGTCTCACTCTGGGATCTCTATAATCAATAAAACTGTCGACTAAAATCTACAATCAGTCTCAACTtgcattttataaaattatttaacacaaaatcatcaattaaCTGATTTGTGTTAACAATGTTtcgtataaatatttatttaaactcaGCCTAATCGTTCGAGATTAGTttgtaaaactaaaaaaaaaaaataaaccggacattcttgataatttattatttaatcaagtaCCTGGCACATGAACGATGTAAGTAATtcttttctaataaaatattttcttttaaattaccaAAACTACAATTtacacttattaatttttttcgtcaaaaatattatatcaaTACAGGtgactaaaaaataatgacaacggtataataatttaaaaataatcactagttttttactgattaattatttataattaaaattattctttttcacATCAAAACATCTACAATAGTtgaacataaaattattaaacataactAATTTTTACAGAGCATCacgtatatttatttcaaagcactagataaaaataaaaaaaacaaacaactTGTGCTTAAATTGAAAACAGCACgagtaacattaaaaaaaagtaagtctataaataacaaataattatttaaacgtgtACAAATTTATTTCGTCGTTTGAGTCTGATGTCCTGATCAGACCCAGATGTAAGACGTCTCCGTTTTCTCAGAGGCCTGGGACTGTTATTTCTCGCCTGCATTTTATTTCCGACTGCGAAAAAGCTCGCACCCGTGGAAGTCGTGGACAACACCGGCGATGACGAGGTTGATGAATCCGACAGATTAATAAGCTTTTCACTCGACGAATTTGCTAAACACGGACTTTTAGCCTGCATCGGTTGGCTTCGTCGTGAAAGATCTTGAGGAACTGTTGTTTCACCATTACTACAcgaatttgttttttcagatttttttgtcTCAGAGTTTGTTGAGTTGAAGAATTTAGAAAATAGCGGAATGGGGATTGGAATTGGCAGAGGTATCGGTATGGGAATCGGATAAGGAACTAGAACAGTCACCGGTGGTAACAGTCCTGCGGGATTATTTAGAACCTTGGAAGCTCCCGTATGCAATGGAGACGGAGGAGATCCAACTTGTGGAGGCGGTGAAGAATTGTCTGGGTAATTTCTCCTGATAAATTGAAGAGGTATTGGGTGGGAGGGAGGATTGGGGAAACCTTTCTCTGGAAATGTCATCGGATAGTGAGTATAATTGTAATGATGAGCTTTTGGAAGCCACATAGATTTCCCGGAGACCCTGCGTGATCGATAGCTGGGCTGACTATGACGTTTAACCGTATCTCTTACCAACAACTTTCTTACGTCTTTAATGAAAATAGTTCCCTCGCGCGAGCAGTTCGTGGGCGGCGATTCTTTACAACTTTCAGGCGAGGAACTCGTTGACCTTCTGCAGACTTTTATCGCTGCGCTGttgttaatattcaataaactACCCGGCGTAATTGAAACGTGAGATGACTCTGTACTTGATAATGATTTAGATGACGCAGTGATACGTTCCTGTGATCTACGATTCTCCTCCTCTTTCAGTGACTCTTTAATAGCTTCTTCAACATTTTCATCCTCATCGTCATCGAGGTACTGTACATTTTgtttactattactattattattattattactaatgtTAATGCTATTATTTATGCTATTGTCAGACTGCAAACAGTCATTGGTAATCTTCTTGGATAGATCCCGAGATTCGTCGTCTGGTTTGTCGGAACTCGGCCAGTCGCTAGGCTCATCGTCGACGACCAGTGCTTCCTCATCGGGACTAGGTGGAGCGGATCTGCAGTCTCTCAGCCACAGTTCCGGTGTTATCAATCCACCACTACTGGGGCTGGTTGGCGATATGCTTGCTATTCCGTGCAACGCCAAGTGCGCCTGGGTTTCGCGGCAGAATATATTCATTTTATACTGGTTTAAACACTTATCACTGCAGAATTGGAGTTGACTTTCGCCATCCTGCAAGATTaaaatttgtcatttttttatgttgattcATTACTTAGtatgaaaattttgtaattatgtAAACGTGGGACTCAAACTATttttagatataaaaaattatggtatctgcaaattttttcatcatattCTATTCTTTAgcagttagaaaaaaatttagtggtttgatttttaagaaatttaatttcatgaagatttttttatttaaaaagtcctccaattgaaattttgattttttatcaacaatttaAAGGTGatatagtttttaatattaatatatttgataattatttacaagtggggtcaacccaTACTAGCccatgttaaaattttttttttgatcaaattaatcaattttttttttttaattgttcattttttatgtatttttcaaaaaaaaaatatatatatatcaaaaacatcaaaaaaagataaaatagaaattttatgcaaaaacgtgagagccaaaattttttcaaacttttttaggcaaaaaagctatcgaaatatttattttttcctttcacaACATTTTTATACTATAAATGCGCTGTAAAAAcgagcagaataaaaaaaaatttgaaaatgttaattttccacctagttatggcccaaaatggggttgatcccacttgtaaataattccCGTAAAATCTATTGAACAACATAGAATAATTACGATTTTACTTATTTCACAAAGTTAATGTATaatcttcaaattttcaatcaaaaattaaaacttttcgAATCAATAAATCTTcatgaaatttcattttttttttttttttttttttttttcaagttttgaattttttataactgaaAATAGATGGAAGTccacttatatataattaccgacaatttttataacaaacaaCTAtcgataatgataatttattgaattctttttttgaatttttagaccaaaattgaaacatttttattaattgaaaaaaaaatagcaaattttcaacttttcaataatattaaaaaaaaaaaaaaaaaaaaaaaaagttaattgttAGCTTCGATTATTTTGAGAACAATAATCGAGTACTTACATGAAAATCCACATAGCTAACGGAATGTCTAACATGTCGGCACCAATCGCAAGTTCTCGCCCGTTTGAAAGCTGCCCGTCTACCGGCAGCAAAGCAAGCCTCACTACAGAACCTATTGGAATTGGTCAACCCGGGGTTGCTGGTGCCTTCACAAGCACTTACTGGTTCCCAGGTGCCACCAGTCCTTCCACACCATGAACATGATGTCGAGCGTTCTGGAACATCAATGaataatcaataatcaatcaatgataaattgataaaatgaaaaaataatcgagcaaatcattacattaaaatataaatacatataatagAATATGGGGAAGATTCGGCATGATGAAATTCAAGTGCGTGCGCGATCTTGTTTCGCGTCATATCGCATTACTTAACGAGTCACGTCGCAACACGAACCCATGCCCGGCCCTCTCTCTCAGCTGTTATACACTCATATATTTTGAGTTTGTTAGTTCAATAGTACCACATTTCATGTGAATAATACGATTCCACTCatgaaataacaatataaatttatacatttataaatgatatttaatattattcaaagtattaaaattaaaaacaaaaatcaaatttaaaccaaaaacaaattttacacTCGACGATATCCAGTTACATGATTATTCTATACTCttctgtaaataattacagGTATTCTTGTCTCTTGTGTCCTCCTAGTTATCGTCAACCAGATGAGAGTTCAGTAGAAACGATACGTTGTCGTCTCTACTCCTTTTGCTTATCCGAACCATTTTCCAGTACACCAAAGACCTGGAGCTTCTAGAATTTCAAGCACTGCCAGCTCTGTTCTATCTTCTGTTGATCTACCTTCTATCATTCCACCTGTCTATCGTATCCAGTacacaatatataattatatagatatatagtgTATAGTACCAGTATATATCGGTACCTGCAGCATAAGTTGATAGAAAACAAAACTGGAGTCAAATTTACCAACTCTGGCTCCGATTCCCGACATTTcatttgatttaattattactcacTCATATTCTGTAAACTAATATATATACTAACTGCAATTGATTTCTTTTAAATCTCATattcagcaaaaaaaaaacaatatttttgaactttgtCTAATTAAGACAAAAATACTTCAAGTGTAGGTATTACTCTCTCTAGAAATAAATGagtgaaatttttacttattaaaatagtaaacctggaaattgtataaaaattagtaattttaaaatatttagttattttttactaatttaaaaactcaAGAGATTTTAATTCACAACAAAAttagtagaaaaaaaacttttttatttgtggaatttttttaattcgtaaaaaattttctaactcAAAATATGACCATTTccattaattagaaaaattgttacaacTAATAACTAGTGGTATACTTTggatattttgaaaaagtaaCAACTAatctgagagaaaaaatttgttttgaaaaaatagacATTGTTGtaacaagaaattattttgttaaaaattttcaacaattggatttcttagctgaagaaatcaaaattttccccataattacttttttgttggaaaaaaaaatttttttgatttggaaaaaaacaattttagatagaCAACTTGCGAATTTTCATGCAAAATCGTTTTTTCCCAaatctagaaaactttttttcaatataagaaattgttactgtgataaaaatttttatttcttcagctaaaaaataattttttttttaattttcaacaaattgaTTTCTTTGTTACAAtattgctcattttttttaaaagaaatttttttctctcagtttatcaattaataatttttcataaatgtaGTTTTATAGAGAGTTGTTTTTGTCATTGCACGCCTCTAACGTAAGCGCCATTTAACTtcataatttcattttgatttttttataatcatttagGTGTTTCAGTTTATTCTCAaactgaataataatttt includes the following:
- the LOC123268635 gene encoding guanine nucleotide-binding protein subunit beta-like protein 1, whose protein sequence is MAILPPDPIYVLRGDMGPVHCLDFRISPYVEHLYAGAESGNIHIWDLQRHREICKLNAIKKQCLALHTLDDEYLIIQRKDGCVDIWNADGSNWILDKTIDTDYCGFSRYQILTDDIILLPLPNSQVGALSLTTQEFVYKLDPMVSKVPKPLGEVMAIKNCSLENNIILIAYESGDIAAWNIKDRVIVSWLNTDSCPMTINFDNYWMRGIIGNPTDKLEVFDLNKSNQLVHKTSITLKNSGTSLIASRPDSKVFAAGGWDGRVRIFSWKTLRPLAVLNQHRSNIFDIIYSKEKVQAFNNKNLMAAAGKDGTVSLWDLYNQ
- the LOC123268636 gene encoding sine oculis-binding protein homolog, encoding MNKQSPFSFSSANTIDKNKTKVNNNNFNDSTVKIKKEPTEDEIKDYAAKAMSELLGWYGYGKVDSRCTRGLNLDHFASRPRGIYQSISRQSPLDNHRPSNYTDDKGSSSSSINLQKRSSQSPQSRMSRSPVNKTCTNYKDNQGASAGTSPKIVENSDSASDTPERSTSCSWCGRTGGTWEPVSACEGTSNPGLTNSNRFCSEACFAAGRRAAFKRARTCDWCRHVRHSVSYVDFHDGESQLQFCSDKCLNQYKMNIFCRETQAHLALHGIASISPTSPSSGGLITPELWLRDCRSAPPSPDEEALVVDDEPSDWPSSDKPDDESRDLSKKITNDCLQSDNSINNSINISNNNNNSNSKQNVQYLDDDEDENVEEAIKESLKEEENRRSQERITASSKSLSSTESSHVSITPGSLLNINNSAAIKVCRRSTSSSPESCKESPPTNCSREGTIFIKDVRKLLVRDTVKRHSQPSYRSRRVSGKSMWLPKAHHYNYTHYPMTFPEKGFPNPPSHPIPLQFIRRNYPDNSSPPPQVGSPPSPLHTGASKVLNNPAGLLPPVTVLVPYPIPIPIPLPIPIPIPLFSKFFNSTNSETKKSEKTNSCSNGETTVPQDLSRRSQPMQAKSPCLANSSSEKLINLSDSSTSSSPVLSTTSTGASFFAVGNKMQARNNSPRPLRKRRRLTSGSDQDIRLKRRNKFVHV